Genomic DNA from Solanum pennellii chromosome 3, SPENNV200:
ATCAAAAAACAGCAACAGAATATCATATAATGATATAATTCTAATTTGATATATACTTTAATTTCTACACTATAACAGTAACATACACTAATTAGATTCACCGTATAatttagagaaaagacataaagttaATATTGaagttatttcaaatttttaaaaagacactttGCAATCGTCATATTAccccactaaacaattttgaatagataTAGTTATATCATTTTTCGTCCACTTGACATAGATTGTGGTGTGCACTCTTTCAAAGAGAGTGAGCAACCtgtaatatataatataattttatttttataagtactttattataaaatatattttcttatttttcatattattttaactttttttttttctttgtctttctttttttcttctttcttcttcaaaaatccaTTCTCATCTCCATCCATTAAAACTTCTTACTTTCAATGTCATCATTCTTATCACAACTTCATCTTCCTTTTTTATTACTATCGATTttattctctttaattttaaaattttatgtgaatattttctaaatttcaaacaatttgataaacctattagatttcaagatgattagaTAGTATTATATAGTCCTTTTTATTAGAttttcaattaagttctttcaatttttgggaattaattgattcttttagaattatcatttctaattttgaatttatatgaaaatgagtagtttatgatatactttttaaattttcttagaaaaataattaattttgctatcaataattcaataaagtttaaaaaaataatatgaattttataaagaatttgacggaaaaaagaaaatagaaaaatggGATTAGGGCTCAATTTGACATGGGGCGTaggaggtgaagaaaaaaaagataatggaTGAATGAATCACTTGAAAGTGGGAGGTGGAGATGATGtgaaatttaagataaatcaaaattaaaaatgaaaaagtaagaGAGggaaataaagttaaaaaaaaagataaaggaaaaatttaagataaaaaaaatacattttaaatttaattaaaatatatcatataatgaTTGATGTGTGAACACACTTGCTTCTTAAAACTTGGGGTTGATCGAAAAATgacataataatatatgttcaaaattgTTTAATGGGTAATAGGAGAGTTGCAAagttaaaatatctttttacaAATTCTAAACAACATTAAtggtgactttatgtcttttctctaaaatttataatactaTAATTTTAGGAAttcctttaaaaataaaaaattgtcgTAGGGATACAATTTTTccttataaaaaaagaaaatacatatacATCCATATGTTTTATTAGATATGTCTATTATCGTGCTAGATTATATTTTAACCcaaacatatttctttattataaatattgtaaTATTTGGAACTCTACCTTATATaggaatttgaatatatttttagttcctttaaattttgagatttgaaaaagaaaaagcacATTTGAAACAAACTCCAAGTTGGCATCAAAGAAGGAATACATAAATGtagttaaaatgaaataaaaaataattgcaaAGTTGTAAATTCATTATTGCCGCAGAAAATATGTATTTAGATAAAAAGTAAAAGAGTTTAGAGAAtttctttttacaaattttgcgtcagaaaaagaaaaaggcatACAGTCAGCTCAAAATCTCTAAAATGTAGAGTTGATTAAATGAATTTAGATTAATTTTGTCACTCCTAAATTTAGGTGTACTTGATGAAcgcttaattttattttcatcaattaaatttaacattttggaataattaaatacttaaataaatttatagacAAGTTTATACGTtacgaaaataaaatttaaacagtGATATCTGAAGAAGGCAttagttataatatattttaaactaaTTATAGCTTGTCTTTTTTGTcagaaaagcaaaaaataacaagtacctactaataataattcttttttatactATCAGTATGCTTCAACTTGTTTATTGTAGGTTATTTGATATTGTTTCAAGTTAATTACCAAATTGtgcttatttttaatatttaccTGTAATCACaagtaatttaatttgatagggtaaaatattaataacttgaagaaaattaagaaccccaaaagggaaaaaaaaataaatcaaaatgggTTGGATTGGGCTGGGTTAACTAGTTCAGTTGAGCACCACCAGTCAGACTTTATATTAGTTGATCAGTTATATTATGTcattttattagaccaagtccAAAAGAATTAATATTAGGCCCATTAGAAAAAAGTTCTccaaaaaatttccaaaattgaattaatattagGCTCATTAGGAAAATagtattcaaaatattttcaaaattaaacgAATTTTAGGCttatcaaaatcatcatcatcatcaattacTATGGTCAGTTGCTATAATCTTTGTTATCATCACAATCGCCATGATGCCATCGTTACTTCCGTTATTACCGTTAGTTACTAACATTAGTGCAACAAATCTCTATTACTAAATTTTCACCATCACAATTGACACAATTAACAATTATCACCAAACATATAATCAACATTACAAATTTCATTAGTATCAACACTATTACTTACTAATATTAACCTGTCATTATTATGCTTATCACTTTATACCAATAATTTTCACTATCACAACGGTCATTACAACAATTACTGATCGCAATTACCAATTGTTACTACTAACACCTTCACAAATCATATTCACCATGATTAATGAACATAAATGTTATCTTATtacattttcatttaaatagtatattattctgtttaaaataaatttacatattcagatattgaaaaatatatttaattattcagagatgtatttttttttgaagttataatcttaatgaaattaaatgaattCTTACTTCTTCCGATCTTTTTTTGAAGGTAGAACATAGTAGATGGacttaaatgtttttttattaaggaaaaattatgcagttaagtaaatttatactacttaattactcattgtagttatagtttgatataattatcactcacgactaacattatacattaattatgtgggctgacttcgattttgtataattagccacatatgtataattcgccagaatatacgaatgcatatgtatattatacaattatctaatcaatatacatacacaattcacctctctctcccactctttgaTCTCTTTCTCgcttctctcctctctctcccaatttTGCTGGCCTCTCCCCTCTCTCTAACAAtctcatttgtatttttttttatacaaatgcacatgtataatatataattatctaaccaatatacatgcAATTCACCTCTCTTGCACTCTCTGTGCTTTCTCGCTCGCCTCTATCTCctaatctcgcttgccatatatataaatatatatgtataatatacaattgtctaaccaatatacatatacaattcacatctCTTCCACTTTTTGCTCTCTGACTCCCAGTCTCGCTCTCCTttctataacatgtagctacaaattgtaattatctaACCGTAGCTATGAAGAATAATTAGGTTATTTTTTAACGGCTATATGCGAGAGTTTCTCTATCAATATGTCTCCATTATTTCACAAatttaactaatataaaatagagggaataataatttttttaaaaaaattgataacttAAAACATGtcattagaaaatttaaaattaaacaaatgtaATAAAATAGACATTAGTAGTATTTTTACgtcactaaaaaaaaataaagacgaCTATATGAAAACACGGAAAAAGTTCACAAAAAAGATTTCAGTTTTCTCGTATCCAACTATATTAAGGATTTGGAGCCTTTTTCCTATAAAAAGTGACTCCCTCTATTCTCTCTTTTGtatttctaataaaattttCGATTTCTTTTTGAAAGTTAACAAACTTTACCAGTTTACAGCAATCGCAATGGATTCTTCAGTCGTGGAGGGCGGCGCATCGCTCCGTTCACCGGGTACCGACGCTACAAACCGTCGTGTTTCTTATTTGTTCGACTCTTCCATCGGCGAATATTATTACGGCGAGGGTCATCCAATGAAGCCTCACCGTATTCGTGTTGCCCacaatcttattttaaactataatCTTCACCGTAAAATGGAGATAATTGAACCGTTTCCGGCGACTAAGAAGGAAATTGGGTGGTTTCACTCGTCGGACTATGTGGAGTTTCTCTCTTCAGTTTCTCCGGAGACTGTTAATGACAAGTACGATTCCTACCAGCGTAGACGCTTCAATGTTGGTACGGACTCGGAAAGCTTTGATTGTCCTATTTTTTATGGGCTTTTTGATTTTTGTCAAACTTCAGCTGGTGGCTCAATTGGCGCCGCCGCTAAGCTTAATCGGAATGAAGCTGATATAGCTATCAATTGGGCTGGTGGGTTGCATCATGCAAAGAAAAGTGAAGCTTCTGGATTTTGCTATGTCAATGATATTGTTCTTGGAATTCTAGAACTTCTCAAGGTCCACAAGGTAAATACAAATTACGctgtttttgttcttttaagCGGAAAATAGTACTCATATttctatgtatatgatgaatttcttATATGTCTTTGTCTATGATTTTGGGTATTGCTGATGTACTCTGTTTTTACTACTCTGTTTCACTTATTTGATTTGTTCCACAAGTATATATCAAAACTAAAGGGCTGTTTTTTCCCTTGAAAAAGTCGAGCTATTTGTGTGTTATTGAGAATTGTTGCTTACTTGATCGAAGGCTAGGCACTATTTGTTCTTAGGTGTGGgacttttatttgttcatattgTTGTTGAGTCTGACTTGAATTGGCATTGATGtatattaaaaagggaaaattgtatataatagcgaactaataacctaaaataaatgaaatagctagggtttgatttaattgtgctccatagcaaacgttagctaaaatttgccagcgtctctctcccagaaatctcgctcgccactctccattctcgctcgcctctctcgctttatacacagaagtgtataattctgtttctgttttgtataaagcgagagaaaattgtatatacacatgcaaaaatatatatcttcgtgttatacacttaattatacaatttacaaacattttatttcaaatattgcagagaaaaaggtcaacgaattatacaattgcagtgaaatacaattttctctagctttatacaacagaagtgtatatattgtgtttctgtttttgtaaagcgagagaaaaacatatatctttttgctatacacttaatattgcagcgaaataggcagtgaattatacaattgtgcattatacaattgcagtgaaataggatagcgaattatacaattgcagtgaaataggccagcgaattatacaatttaggccagcgcattatacacttgtatatgtatagcgaattatacagttttatgtttgctatggagcgcaattatgcaaagtttgccattgtatacaaatatgaattttttatttgctatatgtgaaagttgccctattaAAAAACGAAATTTTGGATGTGCTTCGATCATTTGAGTTTGTAAGTCTTGAGGATATAGAAAAGGATTATAGACTGGAAAACATTGTCGATTTCAGTATAATTTAATGAATTGTCTTGTATTATTGTCTGTAAAGAAGTATTACTATAttcttttttgatattttattgtttgGATGAAGCTAGTAATTTGGAGTCCAAAATACTTACCCGATTTTTTAGAATTAGAACTTAGGTGATCACTTATCAGTCACTGATATGATTTCAATAATTGCTGTTAATTGTGTATAAGAGTGCTTTGTAGGCCATTGCTGGATGACATCTTTTGCTTTGCAAGGAGAACTAACATgctcattgttgttgttgcagcGTGTATTGTATGTAGACATTGATGTTCATCACGGGGATGGAGTTGAGGAGGCTTTTTACACCACTGATCGGGTTATGACAGTGTCTTTCCATAAGTTTGGAGACTACTTTCCTGGTACAGGGCATATCAAAGACATTGGTGCAAGTACCGGGAAGTACTATGCCTTAAATGCACCATTGAATAATGGTATTGATGATGAAAGTTTCCGTAGTCTATTCCGTCCTGTAATCCAAAAAGTGATGGAGGTTTATCAACCTGAAGCTGTTGTTCTTCAATGTGGTGCTGATTCACTAGCAGGAGACAGGTTGGGTGTCTTTAACTTGTCTGTTAAAGGCCATGCAGATTGCATTCGATTCCTCAGGTCTTTCAATGTCCCTTTAATGATGTTGGGTGGTGGAGGTTATACCGTTAAAAACGTTGCTCGGTGCTGGTGCTATGAGGTGAATCTCTATTTCTCCGTTTTGCTTCTTTTTCCTGTCTATAGATTTTCACCTATTACCTTTCACTTGTCTTATAAGTTGTTGTGCTAAGGTTGAAGTTCTTCAATATGTACAGACAGCAGTTGCAGTTGGAGTAGAGCCTGATAATGATTTGCCTTACAATGAGTTTTACGAGTATTTTGCCCCTGATTATATTCTTTATCATGAATCATTACATATGAAGAATGAAAATACGCCCTCGGAACTAGAGAGGATCAGGTAATTTGAACATCATTCCTTTAGGGCTTGCTTTTAGTAAACTGTGAGAAAATACTATCTAAATGTTCGAATCTGTATGATGTAAAAGCTTTTTCATTGTTCAATCTTTTTGAAGTATTAGCGAGTGTGAGATGATGTTATTTAACATGAATAATCGGTGGGTGCAGGAACACTTTGCTGGAGCAACTCTCGCGTTTACCCCATGTACCCAGTGTTCCATTTCAAGTGACACCTTCCGTAACAGAGGTTCCAGAAAAGGTGAGAACTAATTTAATTTCAAGATCATTTAATTTTCGTATGTATATTATCCATACTGATCctcatttaataatttaatgtaTCCAGGAAGACGAAAACATGGATCAAAGGCCTAAACCAGAGATAGAAATGAGCCAAGATTACGATACTGACAACGAGGAGAAGTCAAATAACGGAAAGTTCAGTAATTACTACAATTACTTTAACGACGAGAACTGACATGAGGTAAGGTCATCAAGTTATCTTCTACAATCCCATGCTGCTAATTCGAACCCACTCCTACTATTTTCCTTTGTAGTTTTAGTTCCTTCAGAAATTGctgtataatttgtttttcttgaaaCTGAATTGTATTGTGGCTTGTAATGCAGGTACTTTCGTTACAAAGTCAAAGATGAGGAGATGATTTGATTGGAAGCCTCTGAGACTAAGCTGTTCAACATATGTCTACTGACAAATTTTCTGTTTAGTTAGGATGAGAAATGATAGGAACTCATAGTAAGATGTTATTAATAGTGATGTAATTATATTACACTAGTTCTGGAAAAGTGCCTTGCACGTTTGACCTCTGTTACTTATAATTTATATAGGTCCAATTCTTGTTGATATAAAACTGCTCAACATTGTCTGAAGTATTTCTATGTATGTTTTTgtgcatataaaataaattctttttaatgTTTACTTTCTGCctagaatttaaatattaacaattttttggggGATGATGAGCAACTTGTAAGTCTAGGACAATATTTTTACCAATTAGAATTATCGTTCAAAAATTCTGAGCCCAATGCTGAAGTTTCTTGGGACATAAATACTCCAACAACcattaaaataacaaatgaatGAAGGGCATAAAGCAATAATAAAATTAGtgaccaataaaaaatattacatgagaactattagatgatgtttttctccaacaatcatgaaaataaaaaatgaatgaaggcacaaatcaataagaaaaatagtgaccaataaaaatattacataagaGCTATTAGATGATGAAACACAAAGTGTAgtggattaatatttttttatccaatTTATAAAGGGGGAAATTAAGTACATGAAAGGTTGTCAATGAATGTGTTTAATGGTAGAAGTTAAATGGTTTAACAATCAAATTCattaagaaattgaaaatgaTAAGTTGTAACATCTAATCatgtatttgaattttgatctaGTTTAAGTGTcgttattgatttaattttaaaaatcagtaaaagattttttaatttaaaaaattggtgaAGGACATTTTTGTAATCTAACtttgaacttaaaaattttccacttataataatatactaGTTTTGAGGAACGTTACCTCTCAATTACTATAAAATTTctgaatatttaaaaagtattacCTTACGAAATACAAACTAGTACTCCATCTATCCAACAATACTTGtccactatttttttaattttacaccCTTCTTAAGAAACTATATATAGAAGattaattttactatatatttatttgaatataataaatataatgtcttaaaaaatgtaataaggagataaatatatgataaaggTAAATTAGGAACTAAGTATAGAATTATACATTGATTTCATAAAATAGACTAGTATTGTTGAACATTCCAAAAATACTATCAACTATTGTTGGACAGAAGGAGAAAAATCAAAATGTTACATTCTAGctctaaatttaataaatgCATGTAAAATACTTaacaaatttacaaaaaaaataaatatgatgagacatatattattataaaaccCCAAATAGAGCACAAATAATAGGAAGcgcaaatttaaaattaactaGTATTATCAGAtaaaatattcttcttttcttagCCAACCATGCATTTTACGTCAAGATGAcactccaattttttttatcttcatagTCTCTAAAATTCAAAGAGAATAacaattaatgaaataaatacaaAAGCTGTAGAATGAGATTGAATGTTTAACACCAAAGtgacaaaagaaaaagataacattttcatttcacaaaaataaaaatacctcTCAACTCTATAATCCAAATGAATTAAGAATAAATGGTTAATTATGATGAAGAACAAGTATCCatacaaatacataaataatttctAATCAACAATTTCTCCTTATCATTTAATGCCTTGACTATCACAAagtcatattttgaaaaatacttataggacaataaattttaaactactatcttataatttttttttataaaaaaaatctaactaTTTTCacatgataatatgataatttaatttattttcttattcattCGTGGTGCTCAATAAAGAGTCAAGATTTACATTGTATAAACTTGTCGCAATCAGTACCATGTCAAATAGATTGTTACTTACCTTTGTTTCTTTGAATCAAATATGCAATTTGAGCATCAAGTCAGAGAAGTTGGTTAACAAGTAAATCTCTTGcaattatttgaaaattcatcaatatcatgAAAAAGAAACTGTAGAGAATATTACTAAAAGCAATTAGAAATAACTCTGGCAAAATAAATccacaccaaaaataataaaagccTACTTCGAAAGAGACGAAAAACACAAGTTGAAGAGTTTCATTCTAACTGCTCTCCCTTAACATTATTATGAGATTCTTTATGGGACTTTTCATTTTGTccaaatatcaaattatttgaaCTTAGACTCATTAAGAAATATGATAGgagtattttttaatatttaattaatattatactttataatattttgttttaatcaagaaaataataatttaattattaaacgGTTTAACGATTTAAATTTTACCgttatgtaattaaaatatttatatttaattaaataattaatcaaattttaatttagtaaaataacaaaatgataatttaattttttacttttgagctttccacttataataatatatatatatgataatatatgatatatgatatgatgatcatTATAACTTTGTCTATAGTCTGGTGtgttattttcaaatttcttatattttcaaaataaaagttctgataaaagaattatatgtttgtaaataaatttttaaagggTTACCAAACCAATTTAGATCTTCTactcaactttaattttttaaaataaagtgaaaaatatttataaaacctttTCCTTATCGACTTCTTCGGTGAGATTTAATCTTATAAAGGTCAATTTTCATTCTCAATCTAGGAAACgttacaaattttttaaaaataattttaccttCAAAGTTAAAActgtaaatatattttacaaaaaataaaataaaaatcaaacacaaCATCAACACAAAGTTGTTTGAAATGTGCTGATGTTCATCCCCTTCAACTCCCTTGTTGCTCAACTCTCAAAGCTGAAGCTTCCAATCTCAAGAACCAAAGAGCTTCACGCTTTCATAATCAAGACTCATCTTTCACAAGACCCATTTTACGCTACAAGAATTATAAGATTCTATGCTCTAAACAACGACATCATCTCTGCACACAACCTGTTTGATAAAACTCCTCACCGAAGCATTTACCTCTGGAACTCCTTAATTCGAGCTTATGCCAGAGCCCACAAATTTAGAAATGCATTTTCGCTGTTTAATGATATGCTTCATTCTGAAGTAATGCCTGATAATTTCACTTATGCATGCCTTGTAAAAGCCAGCTCTGAGAATTTTGATTTGCACAGCTTGAGAGTTTTACATGGAGGGGTTGTTCTATCTGGGTTGCGTTTGGACTTTATCTGTAGTAGTCAACTGGTAAGTGCTTATTCAAGATTAGGCTGTATAACTGATGCAAGCAAGGTGTTTTCTGGGATAGCGGAGCCGGATTTGGTCTTATGGAATTCAATGTTATCAGGTTATGGGGGTCTTGGGGAATTGGAGAAGGGGATAAAGTTGTTTAGTAAAATGCAGATAATGGGGGTGAGGCCTGATGAGTACTCGATGGTAGGCCTGATTATGACTATAGATGATTCTAGTGTGCTGAAAACAGGTGAAGCAATCCATGGATTTTGTTTAAAACTTGGTGTAGAGTCAAATGATCATGTAACCAGTCTTCTTGTTAGTATGTATTCTAGGTGTAAATGTATAGATTCAGCATTTAGTGTCTTTGGTAGTCTTGTAGAACCTGATTTAGTTACATGGTCTGCTTTAATAAGCGGTATTTCGCTGTGTGGCGATAGTGTCAAGGCCTTGGATTTCTTCAGAgaaatgaatatgaaaggtgGGAAGGCAGATGCGTCGCTGATTGCCACTGTACTGACTGCTTGTTCTCAGTTGGCAAATGTGCAGCCAGGCATTGAGATACATGGTTATGCTTTTCGACATGGATATCACTCGGAAGTTATGGTCTCCTCTGCTCTACTTGACATGTACTCGAAATGTGGGTTCTTGGAATTCGGATATCAAGTTTATGAGACTATGGTTTTCAAGAATATTGTTTCATACAATTCAATTATTTCAAGTCTTGGTTTACATGGACTTGCATCTCATGCCTTTCAGATATTCGAGAAGGCACTGGAGGAAGGGCACAAACCAGATGAAGCTACATTTTCTGCACTCCTTTGTGCATGTTGTCATGCTGGTCTTGTCAATGATGGACGAGAATATTTCAGAAAAATGAAAGATCACTTTGGCATCTTAGCTAACACTGAACATTATATTTACATGGTAAAGCTTCTTGGAATGGAAGGACAATTAAGAGAAGTTTATGAACTTGTTCAGTCACTGCAAGAACCAATTGACTCCGGCATTTGGGGAGCACTATTATCATGCTGTGATGCTCATCAAAATTATGAGTTGGCAGATATTGTAGCTTGTCGTCTTTTTGGGAATAAGCTAGAGAATAGTAGTTACAGAATTATGCTTTCAAATATGTATGCTAGTGATGGGAGGTGGGATTTGGTAAATAAGTTGAGAGTAGATTCTGGGATAACAAAGTTGAAACTTCCTGGAAAAAGCTGGATTACTAGTAAAAAAACATTCCTTTGAAAGGAACTCTTGAGGTGTCTTCTGTGACATCTTTCACGAGTTAACAGTTGCTGAATCTAGGATCAGAAGCTGTGAGAGGAGGTGGGATCAATCTAATTGTCTTGTCACAAAAGGGAATGTTATCATGTAATTCCATAACAAATGGAAAAGAAGATAATTTTTACTCATTCTGCACTCAAGTTAAATGATTCTAACAAGTATGGAAGGTTCATTTCCTCACTTCTGTGTCTTCTTCCACAAAAAGTTTTACCATGAATAATCATGATTTCAATCTGTAGTTATCATgttaaaaacatgatgtcaacaGATGGTGAAGGCATGATAACTGAAACTTACGTAAAGCTAAAACATACAAGAAATCGACCTTTGTTGTTCTGCATTTCGTTGATCAGTTATGTATCAGCCCTTAGTAATTGGATGACgaaaacttttttttccttttaggtCTCTGTTCTATATGAAAGTTCAATCTACATGATTTCAAACTGGTGGCCACTTTGACTGCTCAAGAATGGTGACAAATACTGATCATTTTCATCATGTAAGTTCGAAAAAAATGTGCCAATCTTTGTAATTGTCTTCATGGTCACATAAATTTGTCTAATGGGTCGAATGCAGCCATGGAATGTTTAGGTAAAATAGGAGTTACTGCTGTTCCGAAAAGACTGCTTTATTTTTCTCACTTTGTACATTGTTGGAACTTGTGTTGAAGCATTTACAATATCATCTGGTGTCTTTGTGGCTTTGAGACCACTGGCTCGTTTTTTACTCTTTACCCTTTAATCAGAAAATCTGTGGATCATCCTAAAGCTACAGTTAAAGTTAGGTGAACGTCTATTACTTCCCTCGTTTCACCGTAAGTTTATGATTACGTGTTGTCACTATAATGAATACTCAACTGTGAATGACAATTAAACTTTTCTCACCTTCTCTTCAATTGTTCGCAAAATTATCTCTGCTGTTACCAAAGTTTTTATTAAGGATACTTGGAATTCTCAACTTTGCTGCATGAATATTGTTCTCCCTGGATGaaaaaagaaagggagaaaaaaagaaaacagaaaTCATGTTATTGTGTTTCTGATTTAATAAGTATCTTGTACAGGTTGTTGTAATGTCTCACTAAATATTGTTTATTTGGAGTGTGGACTAAATCTTAGCTGTTGCTTAGTATGGAGGAAATAATTCCTTTCAACGGATTGTGCATATATAGGTTTGGAAGAATAATCATCTTGCTAATAGCGCTGCATCATGTGTAACATGCTATGAAATGCTTAAGAATAGTTGTAGGTTTTCATAATTTGAACAAGTATGTGCGCTATTGATATTGACATCTTTTAAACCACTAACATAAGTCATCGAAAAATGTCTCTAACATGAGGCAAGAAGTACATTGTCTGCAGGCTCGGTTCTCCTCGGTGCAGTCATCTTGTGTTTCATAGTCCTCTATAAGAAGTAGTAGAGTTGTGTTTGCAAGCTTCAAAGGCTCTGAAGGACaggcaatttttttttctttttgtaaatatgatatgataaattATGGTAACCACTGAAATTTCTCTTAGGCCAAACATTATACAAGGCATTTAT
This window encodes:
- the LOC107014089 gene encoding histone deacetylase 6-like is translated as MDSSVVEGGASLRSPGTDATNRRVSYLFDSSIGEYYYGEGHPMKPHRIRVAHNLILNYNLHRKMEIIEPFPATKKEIGWFHSSDYVEFLSSVSPETVNDKYDSYQRRRFNVGTDSESFDCPIFYGLFDFCQTSAGGSIGAAAKLNRNEADIAINWAGGLHHAKKSEASGFCYVNDIVLGILELLKVHKRVLYVDIDVHHGDGVEEAFYTTDRVMTVSFHKFGDYFPGTGHIKDIGASTGKYYALNAPLNNGIDDESFRSLFRPVIQKVMEVYQPEAVVLQCGADSLAGDRLGVFNLSVKGHADCIRFLRSFNVPLMMLGGGGYTVKNVARCWCYETAVAVGVEPDNDLPYNEFYEYFAPDYILYHESLHMKNENTPSELERIRNTLLEQLSRLPHVPSVPFQVTPSVTEVPEKEDENMDQRPKPEIEMSQDYDTDNEEKSNNGKFSNYYNYFNDEN
- the LOC107012834 gene encoding putative pentatricopeptide repeat-containing protein At1g64310, encoding MFIPFNSLVAQLSKLKLPISRTKELHAFIIKTHLSQDPFYATRIIRFYALNNDIISAHNLFDKTPHRSIYLWNSLIRAYARAHKFRNAFSLFNDMLHSEVMPDNFTYACLVKASSENFDLHSLRVLHGGVVLSGLRLDFICSSQLVSAYSRLGCITDASKVFSGIAEPDLVLWNSMLSGYGGLGELEKGIKLFSKMQIMGVRPDEYSMVGLIMTIDDSSVLKTGEAIHGFCLKLGVESNDHVTSLLVSMYSRCKCIDSAFSVFGSLVEPDLVTWSALISGISLCGDSVKALDFFREMNMKGGKADASLIATVLTACSQLANVQPGIEIHGYAFRHGYHSEVMVSSALLDMYSKCGFLEFGYQVYETMVFKNIVSYNSIISSLGLHGLASHAFQIFEKALEEGHKPDEATFSALLCACCHAGLVNDGREYFRKMKDHFGILANTEHYIYMVKLLGMEGQLREVYELVQSLQEPIDSGIWGALLSCCDAHQNYELADIVACRLFGNKLENSSYRIMLSNMYASDGRWDLVNKLRVDSGITKLKLPGKSWITSKKTFL